The following coding sequences lie in one Alloacidobacterium dinghuense genomic window:
- the pruA gene encoding L-glutamate gamma-semialdehyde dehydrogenase: MATAEISTVILPRSPKGEFRNEPFVDFSKHENAHAMKKALERVSALLGHEYELVIGGERVHTKAKIESHNPAKPTQIVGIHQQAGPEHAEQAMEAALKAFGGWQYTPVEERASLLLNAAHIIRERKLEFCAWLTYEVGKNWAEADADVAETIDFLEFYSREALRLAQSTTPIQYPGERNQLIYIPLGVGAVISPWNFPFAIMAGMTAASIVTGNTVLLKPSTDAPTIAARFLDVLEEAGMPQGVVNLLQGGPALGQAIVEHQKTRFIAFTGSKKVGLEIHERAAKNQPGQVWIKRTILELGGKDSIIVSADAELDDAVTGVVASAFGFSGQKCSACSRAIVEEPLYDVFIERIRERVAQLTVGDPAKNPNMGPVVNANAMQKIAGYIEAGKKEGRLIAGGNVVETPEKGYFLEPTVFADVAPDARICQEEIFGPVLAIIQAKDYDDALAIANNTEYGLTGAVYTTSQQKLDHARRSYHVGNLYFNRKCTGAMVGAHPFGGFNMSGTDSKAGGPDYLILFTQAKSVAEKLR; encoded by the coding sequence ATGGCTACCGCAGAAATATCTACTGTCATCCTGCCGCGTTCGCCTAAGGGCGAATTTCGCAACGAGCCTTTCGTCGATTTCTCAAAGCATGAGAACGCGCATGCCATGAAGAAAGCTCTGGAGCGCGTGAGCGCTTTGCTAGGGCACGAATACGAACTCGTCATCGGCGGTGAGCGTGTTCACACGAAAGCCAAAATCGAGTCGCACAATCCAGCTAAGCCAACGCAAATTGTCGGTATCCACCAGCAGGCTGGACCCGAACACGCTGAACAGGCCATGGAAGCCGCGCTGAAAGCCTTCGGAGGTTGGCAATACACGCCCGTCGAAGAGCGCGCTTCGCTGCTGCTGAATGCAGCGCACATCATCCGCGAACGAAAACTCGAATTCTGCGCATGGCTGACCTACGAGGTCGGCAAGAACTGGGCTGAAGCCGATGCCGATGTAGCCGAGACCATCGACTTCCTCGAGTTCTATTCCCGTGAAGCCCTCCGCCTCGCGCAGTCGACGACACCGATCCAGTATCCCGGCGAGCGCAACCAGCTGATCTACATCCCGCTCGGTGTGGGCGCGGTCATTTCGCCGTGGAATTTCCCCTTTGCCATCATGGCCGGCATGACAGCCGCATCCATCGTCACCGGTAATACGGTTCTTCTCAAGCCCTCTACAGACGCGCCCACCATCGCCGCGCGTTTCCTCGACGTATTGGAAGAAGCTGGCATGCCGCAGGGAGTCGTAAACCTGCTCCAGGGAGGCCCCGCGCTGGGTCAGGCCATTGTTGAGCATCAGAAGACACGCTTCATCGCCTTTACCGGTTCGAAAAAAGTTGGCCTCGAAATCCACGAGCGCGCCGCGAAAAACCAGCCTGGTCAGGTCTGGATCAAGCGGACGATTCTGGAACTCGGCGGCAAGGACTCCATCATCGTCAGCGCTGACGCGGAGCTCGATGACGCTGTAACAGGCGTCGTCGCATCCGCCTTCGGTTTCAGCGGTCAGAAATGCTCGGCTTGCTCTCGCGCCATCGTCGAAGAACCGCTGTACGATGTTTTCATCGAACGCATCCGCGAGCGAGTTGCGCAGCTGACAGTGGGCGATCCGGCAAAAAATCCGAATATGGGACCAGTCGTCAATGCTAACGCCATGCAGAAGATTGCGGGCTACATCGAAGCCGGCAAGAAGGAAGGCCGCCTCATCGCTGGTGGCAATGTCGTCGAGACACCGGAAAAGGGCTACTTCCTTGAACCGACCGTCTTCGCCGACGTCGCTCCTGATGCAAGAATCTGTCAGGAAGAAATCTTCGGTCCGGTACTCGCGATCATTCAGGCAAAGGATTACGACGACGCTCTGGCCATCGCCAACAACACGGAATATGGCCTAACCGGAGCCGTGTACACAACCAGTCAGCAGAAGCTGGATCACGCGCGTCGCAGCTACCACGTGGGCAATCTCTATTTCAACCGCAAGTGCACTGGAGCCATGGTTGGGGCGCATCCGTTTGGCGGATTCAACATGTCTGGCACCGATTCCAAGGCTGGCGGGCCGGATTACCTCATCCTGTTCACCCAAGCCAAGTCAGTCGCTGAAAAGCTGCGCTAA
- a CDS encoding response regulator: MPKPVILAVDDDISVLEAVIQDLRRQYGANYRILRAGSGQAALDTCTQLQQRGDAVALFLSDQRMPGMTGVEFLEKAQDLYPDAKRALLTAYADTEAAIKAINTARINYYLTKPWDPPEEKLYPVLDDLLENWKEDYKPPFEGLRVIGPRWSLNDYQVRDFLSRNQIPYVWLDPEKSDEAVQLLERFRLDDHKLPAVLFPDGTSLVQPSQTQLAERIGLRTQAQKEFYDLVIVGGGPAGLAAAVYGASEGLKALVIEPEAPGGQAGSSSRIENYLGFPSGLSGADLARRAYAQASRFGAEFLTQRATGIRSESNYHFIKLADGREVSCHVALIAVGVNYRKLDIPGLDQFTGAGVYYGAAQAEAISCRNEDVYIVGGANSAGQAAMHFSKYAHKVTMLVRSSLEKSMSKYLIDQIAATSNIEVRTGTEIKEVQGNGRLECIKVGSPKGEIVCSASSLFIFIGAAPQTDWLPETVMRDPNGFVLSGPDLQIESKMPKIWKESRSPYLLETSTPGIFVAGDVRHGSVKRAASAVGEGSISVQFMHQYLARF, from the coding sequence ATGCCTAAGCCTGTCATTCTTGCAGTAGACGACGATATCAGCGTCCTTGAAGCCGTGATACAGGACTTGCGCCGCCAGTATGGCGCGAACTACCGCATTCTGCGCGCAGGCTCCGGGCAGGCGGCTTTGGACACCTGCACCCAGTTGCAGCAGCGCGGCGACGCGGTTGCGCTCTTCTTATCCGACCAGCGCATGCCCGGAATGACGGGCGTGGAATTTCTGGAGAAGGCGCAGGATCTCTATCCGGACGCGAAGCGGGCCCTCCTGACCGCTTATGCGGACACGGAAGCGGCGATCAAAGCCATCAACACGGCCCGAATCAACTACTACCTGACGAAGCCATGGGATCCGCCTGAGGAGAAGCTCTATCCGGTTCTGGATGATTTGCTGGAGAACTGGAAGGAAGACTACAAGCCGCCATTTGAAGGATTGCGGGTCATTGGGCCGCGGTGGTCCCTCAATGACTACCAAGTACGCGATTTCCTTTCACGGAATCAAATTCCTTATGTTTGGCTCGATCCCGAGAAAAGTGACGAGGCGGTTCAACTGTTGGAGCGCTTCAGGCTGGATGATCATAAGCTGCCAGCCGTGCTTTTCCCCGATGGCACATCGCTTGTGCAGCCCAGCCAGACTCAACTGGCGGAGCGCATCGGCCTGCGAACGCAGGCACAGAAGGAGTTTTACGATTTGGTGATTGTGGGAGGCGGTCCAGCCGGCCTGGCAGCGGCGGTGTATGGCGCATCGGAAGGGCTGAAGGCTCTGGTGATCGAGCCTGAGGCTCCCGGCGGGCAAGCGGGCAGCAGTTCCCGGATTGAGAATTATCTCGGTTTCCCGTCTGGCTTAAGCGGCGCCGATCTTGCGCGTCGTGCCTACGCACAGGCTTCACGCTTTGGCGCAGAATTCCTGACGCAGCGGGCTACGGGGATTCGCTCGGAATCAAACTACCACTTCATCAAGTTGGCCGATGGCAGGGAGGTTTCGTGCCACGTGGCGCTGATCGCCGTAGGGGTGAACTACCGCAAGCTGGATATTCCCGGCCTCGATCAGTTCACCGGTGCGGGCGTCTACTATGGAGCGGCGCAAGCCGAAGCGATTTCCTGTCGTAACGAAGATGTCTATATCGTTGGTGGTGCCAATTCGGCTGGACAGGCGGCAATGCACTTTTCCAAGTACGCACACAAGGTTACGATGCTAGTGCGCTCCTCACTGGAGAAGAGCATGTCGAAATACTTAATCGATCAGATTGCTGCTACATCCAATATTGAGGTTCGGACAGGCACTGAGATTAAGGAAGTGCAAGGTAACGGACGGCTGGAATGCATCAAAGTGGGCAGTCCCAAGGGAGAAATTGTTTGTTCGGCTTCGTCACTCTTTATTTTTATCGGCGCGGCGCCGCAGACGGATTGGCTGCCAGAGACTGTGATGCGTGATCCCAACGGTTTTGTGCTTTCAGGCCCTGACCTGCAGATAGAGAGCAAAATGCCGAAGATATGGAAGGAAAGCCGCTCGCCATATCTGCTGGAAACCAGCACTCCCGGCATCTTTGTCGCCGGTGATGTACGCCACGGCTCGGTGAAACGCGCCGCTTCGGCGGTCGGAGAAGGCTCGATTTCGGTTCAGTTCATGCACCAATATCTCGCTCGTTTTTAG
- a CDS encoding ATP-binding protein, protein MAQQVATANARKVSAKELYPELRRIPTFSQTSEEDLACLGDVDVLDVPAGSILYRAGESAVYFWIVLHGELRAYKSDSDGSQMYINVVKDGDTFGEVAILAGHAVTGATCETITDCTLGRVLPENFWSLMATCPVVRRAVLENMSRRLEAYTALTLHREKLISLGTLAAGLMHELNNPGAAAKRAASQLRENMTRQQELSLRMSRAQLSPDQLECLAQLQEEVFTPAKHPAMSSLEQSDAEEALTEWLESIGVENAWKMAPTLVAAGWTRGDIECAQESFPSNVLSDALNWLEALVSNVQLVGTIEESIARVTELVMAVKKYAYEDKNKQHKLDIHDTIQSTLTILGHKFRQKQITIEKQFNPDIPVLTTCGSGISQVWTNLLDNAIDASPEPGKITVRTWTEGEWVCVGITDQGAGIAPEHRAKVFEPFFTTKPVGIGTGLGLDIAHRVVTGHYGGQISFASEPGKTEFVVKLPMTNPKEV, encoded by the coding sequence ATGGCTCAACAAGTCGCTACCGCCAACGCAAGAAAAGTCAGTGCCAAGGAACTTTATCCGGAACTGCGCAGGATTCCCACCTTTTCTCAGACTTCAGAGGAGGACCTTGCCTGTCTAGGCGATGTGGATGTGCTGGATGTTCCGGCAGGGTCGATCCTCTACCGGGCGGGCGAAAGTGCGGTCTATTTCTGGATCGTGCTGCATGGCGAGTTGCGGGCTTATAAAAGCGACAGCGACGGCTCGCAGATGTACATCAATGTGGTCAAAGACGGAGACACGTTCGGCGAGGTCGCGATTCTCGCAGGGCATGCGGTTACGGGAGCCACGTGCGAGACGATAACCGACTGCACTTTGGGACGGGTTCTGCCGGAGAATTTCTGGAGCCTGATGGCGACTTGCCCAGTGGTGCGCAGAGCAGTTCTTGAGAATATGTCGCGCAGGCTGGAAGCCTATACGGCTCTTACACTGCACCGAGAAAAGCTTATCTCGCTCGGCACTCTTGCCGCTGGACTGATGCATGAGCTGAATAATCCCGGAGCCGCGGCCAAGCGCGCGGCCTCGCAACTTAGAGAAAACATGACGCGTCAGCAGGAATTGAGCCTGCGCATGTCCCGCGCGCAGCTTTCTCCAGATCAGCTTGAATGCCTGGCGCAGTTGCAGGAAGAGGTTTTTACGCCGGCCAAGCATCCGGCTATGAGTTCCCTTGAGCAGAGCGATGCCGAGGAAGCGCTTACTGAGTGGCTGGAGAGTATCGGAGTTGAAAACGCCTGGAAAATGGCTCCTACGCTCGTCGCCGCGGGCTGGACGCGCGGTGATATTGAATGCGCGCAGGAGTCGTTCCCGTCGAACGTGCTTTCGGACGCACTGAACTGGCTTGAGGCTCTTGTTTCGAATGTGCAGCTTGTCGGGACCATTGAAGAGAGCATTGCACGTGTCACCGAGCTGGTGATGGCGGTAAAGAAATACGCCTACGAAGATAAGAACAAACAACACAAGCTCGATATCCACGACACGATCCAGAGCACTCTTACCATCCTTGGCCACAAGTTCCGCCAGAAGCAGATCACGATCGAAAAGCAGTTCAATCCCGACATTCCTGTACTTACGACCTGCGGCTCGGGAATCAGCCAAGTGTGGACGAACTTGCTAGACAACGCCATTGATGCATCTCCGGAGCCGGGGAAGATTACGGTTCGCACCTGGACGGAGGGCGAATGGGTGTGTGTCGGAATTACCGATCAGGGAGCAGGCATCGCTCCCGAACATCGCGCCAAGGTCTTCGAGCCCTTCTTCACGACGAAGCCCGTCGGCATTGGAACCGGTCTGGGGCTTGATATCGCCCACCGCGTTGTGACTGGTCACTACGGAGGTCAGATCAGCTTTGCCAGCGAGCCGGGAAAAACGGAGTTCGTGGTGAAGCTGCCGATGACGAATCCGAAAGAAGTCTAA
- a CDS encoding aldo/keto reductase yields MERRDFLKHSAFAAAAAATTKLSAATPANPIARRQLGKTGEHLSIIGFGGIVVMDEETGAASNIVAEAVDRGINYFDVAPSYGNAQERLGPALAPYRKNCFLACKTEGRMKDDSRKQLEESLRLLKTDHVDLYQFHALTKMTDLDMVLGPGGAMETMEAAKKEGKIRYIGFSVHSAETAVAAMDRYNFDTVLFPVNFVLFSQASFGPQILKKAQEKGMGILALKSMAKTVWSTDQKQNHPEPKCWYQPAAFPDEASLGLRWTLGHPITAALPPGDEKYFRLAMDVAQNYKPLESHEEQALIARATGVEPIFHLGNDV; encoded by the coding sequence ATGGAACGCCGCGACTTTCTAAAGCACAGCGCCTTCGCTGCTGCTGCCGCTGCCACAACTAAACTTTCTGCCGCCACTCCTGCCAACCCCATCGCCCGCCGACAATTGGGCAAGACCGGCGAACATCTGTCGATCATCGGGTTTGGCGGCATTGTCGTCATGGACGAAGAAACTGGCGCGGCCAGCAATATCGTGGCTGAAGCCGTCGATCGCGGCATTAACTATTTCGACGTCGCGCCCAGCTACGGTAACGCGCAAGAGAGACTCGGCCCTGCGCTCGCCCCCTACCGCAAGAACTGCTTCCTCGCTTGCAAGACCGAAGGCCGAATGAAAGACGACTCACGCAAGCAGTTGGAAGAGTCGCTGCGACTACTCAAGACTGACCATGTCGACCTATATCAGTTCCACGCACTCACAAAAATGACCGACCTCGACATGGTGCTCGGCCCGGGCGGAGCGATGGAGACAATGGAAGCGGCAAAAAAGGAAGGCAAGATCCGATACATTGGCTTCTCGGTGCATTCTGCCGAAACCGCTGTTGCCGCGATGGACCGATACAACTTCGATACAGTGCTTTTCCCTGTCAATTTCGTTCTCTTCTCGCAGGCAAGCTTTGGCCCGCAGATTCTCAAGAAGGCACAGGAAAAAGGAATGGGCATCCTCGCACTGAAATCCATGGCAAAAACCGTCTGGTCCACCGACCAGAAGCAGAACCATCCCGAACCAAAGTGCTGGTATCAGCCCGCCGCGTTCCCCGACGAGGCCTCGCTTGGCTTGCGCTGGACGCTCGGTCACCCCATCACCGCCGCATTGCCTCCGGGCGATGAAAAGTACTTCCGCCTGGCAATGGACGTAGCCCAAAACTACAAGCCTCTGGAATCGCACGAAGAACAGGCCTTGATCGCCCGCGCAACCGGCGTAGAGCCCATCTTCCATCTGGGAAATGACGTCTAG
- a CDS encoding response regulator transcription factor, which yields MNKIILADNQAIFRAGTAKILAMEDDFRIIAQCPDSDRLYQAIDAFRGVVLMFAATLKTDLKMLMDRIASAGSRSIAILENNDSPQPYLSAGVEGLVYRNVSGSSLLDCARRVAGGERFQQPATGNFELLEEDAVGARVRDRLTSKEMKIVALITQGCKNKEIAIRLGTTEQVVKNYLRSIYDKTGVSDRLELALFTMHHKILAEAAAAVGDQMMQVV from the coding sequence ATGAACAAAATTATTCTTGCGGATAATCAGGCGATTTTTCGCGCAGGCACAGCGAAAATCCTCGCCATGGAAGACGATTTTCGCATCATCGCTCAGTGCCCGGATTCAGATCGGTTGTACCAGGCCATTGATGCTTTTCGTGGTGTGGTGCTGATGTTTGCAGCCACATTGAAAACAGACCTCAAAATGCTGATGGATCGGATCGCCAGTGCCGGCAGCCGATCGATCGCCATTCTTGAAAACAACGATTCACCTCAGCCCTATCTTTCAGCTGGAGTCGAAGGACTTGTCTACCGCAATGTGAGCGGCTCTTCTTTACTAGACTGCGCACGGCGCGTTGCTGGCGGCGAACGCTTTCAGCAGCCGGCAACCGGTAACTTCGAACTACTGGAAGAGGACGCGGTAGGTGCGCGCGTCCGTGACCGTCTCACATCGAAAGAGATGAAGATTGTCGCTCTCATCACGCAGGGCTGCAAAAACAAGGAAATTGCCATCCGGCTGGGAACAACTGAGCAGGTAGTGAAGAACTATCTGCGCAGCATCTATGACAAAACAGGTGTCTCAGACCGTCTGGAACTGGCTCTTTTCACCATGCACCACAAAATACTGGCGGAGGCGGCAGCAGCCGTCGGCGACCAGATGATGCAGGTAGTGTAG
- a CDS encoding motility-associated protein, whose product MFVIVGMVVVIAAVLGGFLMERGSLLVLMQPAELIIIGGAAAGTLLIANPMRLLKEIAARGRRV is encoded by the coding sequence GTGTTTGTCATTGTTGGAATGGTAGTCGTGATCGCAGCAGTGCTTGGGGGCTTCCTCATGGAGCGCGGATCGCTGCTGGTTCTGATGCAGCCCGCTGAGCTGATTATCATCGGGGGAGCGGCGGCGGGAACATTGCTGATCGCCAATCCCATGCGCCTTCTTAAGGAGATTGCAGCGCGCGGCCGGCGTGTTTAG
- a CDS encoding VWA domain-containing protein: MLSSKSTFLSSAIASGLFAAASLLAQTATPQSATPGPPKITAPPTTLSVDVKVVTLPVTVRDKKGQIVTNLTKDDFTLLEDSRQQTIKYFNLDTNLPLTLGLLVDTSMSMRNAFDQEKTASKTFLNQMLTKPEDKAFLIHFDREVELLQDLTPSKEKLSTALQDLGPTQQPYQTTSDSDSGQQRAHHGGGTQLYDAIFLAADELMKKQQGRKAIVVLSDGQDRGSRETLNSAIEAAQRSNTVVYTIYFQGEQQHDYDNRGGGYGRPRIGMGGGGYPGGYPGGGGGYPGGRGGQRPSDEPHVDGKKIMTQIAEQTGGRMFEAKKKENFDQVYASIAEELRSQYMLGYTPDKSSSDESYHRITLTANKKDLIVQTRDGYYADKETAGK; this comes from the coding sequence ATGCTTTCATCGAAGTCTACGTTTCTCTCTTCCGCGATAGCTTCCGGGCTCTTCGCTGCTGCCAGTCTCCTTGCCCAGACAGCAACACCACAGTCTGCAACCCCCGGGCCACCGAAAATCACGGCGCCCCCCACTACGTTGTCAGTAGACGTAAAGGTTGTGACCCTGCCGGTTACGGTTCGCGATAAGAAGGGCCAGATTGTTACGAATCTCACGAAAGACGATTTCACTCTGCTTGAAGACTCGCGTCAGCAAACCATTAAATACTTCAATTTAGATACAAATCTGCCCCTTACGCTGGGCCTGCTGGTGGATACCAGTATGAGCATGCGCAACGCTTTCGATCAGGAAAAGACGGCGAGCAAGACCTTTCTCAACCAGATGCTTACGAAGCCCGAGGACAAGGCCTTCTTGATTCACTTCGACCGCGAAGTGGAGTTGTTACAGGACCTAACCCCATCGAAAGAGAAGCTTTCGACAGCCCTGCAGGATCTGGGCCCTACGCAGCAGCCGTATCAAACTACCTCGGACTCCGACTCTGGGCAACAGCGGGCGCATCACGGCGGCGGCACGCAGCTTTATGACGCGATCTTTCTCGCGGCTGATGAACTTATGAAAAAGCAGCAAGGGCGCAAGGCCATCGTCGTCCTGAGTGATGGACAGGACCGCGGCAGCCGGGAGACGCTGAATTCAGCCATCGAAGCTGCGCAGCGGTCGAACACGGTCGTTTACACCATCTATTTCCAGGGTGAGCAACAGCATGACTACGACAATCGCGGCGGTGGCTATGGTCGCCCACGGATTGGGATGGGCGGCGGAGGTTATCCGGGTGGTTATCCTGGCGGCGGAGGCGGATACCCCGGCGGGCGCGGCGGCCAGAGGCCGTCCGACGAGCCACATGTTGACGGTAAGAAGATTATGACCCAGATCGCCGAGCAGACTGGCGGCCGCATGTTCGAGGCAAAGAAGAAGGAGAACTTCGATCAGGTCTACGCCAGCATCGCCGAAGAACTGCGCTCGCAGTACATGCTTGGTTACACGCCGGATAAATCCAGCTCCGACGAGAGCTATCACCGGATCACGCTGACTGCGAACAAGAAAGACCTTATTGTGCAGACGCGGGACGGCTACTACGCGGATAAGGAAACGGCTGGGAAATAG
- the gcvT gene encoding glycine cleavage system aminomethyltransferase GcvT, whose translation MSTSTAAPVLRKTALNAVHRHLGAKMVDFGGWDMPVEYSGLIAEHMAVRTGVGLFDVSHMGDIQLRGPESLDAIQHICMNDAAKLRVGQAQYSAMLYPQGTFVDDVIVHKLSDNDYLIVINAGTREKDFGWVKSNAQKFHCHVSDYSDYYTQLAIQGPKAAETLQKLTSVDLSTIKFYWFKWGTVCGLPNTLIARTGYTGEDGFEIYIPSDEATSRRVWDEVLEAGKEFEIIPCGLGARNTLRLESALSLYEHEISETINVFEARLDRFCKLEKGPFIGAEALQRVIAEGGPTRKLVGLEVIERGIARDGYCVFNEGGTQIGSVVSGSPAPFLKKNIALAFVPREYASLDSEVFVQVRNAMVRAKVVPIPFYRRPKKQS comes from the coding sequence GTGTCCACTTCCACAGCTGCTCCTGTCCTGCGCAAGACCGCTCTGAACGCCGTCCATCGTCACCTTGGCGCTAAAATGGTCGATTTTGGCGGATGGGATATGCCCGTTGAATATTCGGGCCTGATTGCCGAGCACATGGCTGTGCGGACCGGAGTTGGGCTCTTTGATGTGAGCCACATGGGCGACATTCAGCTGCGCGGGCCCGAATCGCTCGATGCGATTCAGCACATCTGCATGAATGATGCCGCGAAGCTTCGGGTAGGGCAGGCACAGTATTCGGCGATGCTCTACCCGCAGGGGACGTTTGTGGATGATGTGATCGTCCACAAGCTTTCTGACAATGACTATCTGATTGTGATCAATGCGGGTACACGCGAAAAGGACTTCGGCTGGGTCAAGAGCAACGCGCAGAAATTTCATTGTCACGTGAGTGATTACAGTGACTACTACACGCAGCTTGCGATTCAGGGTCCGAAGGCGGCGGAGACACTGCAGAAGCTAACAAGCGTCGATCTTTCGACGATCAAGTTCTACTGGTTCAAGTGGGGAACCGTTTGCGGTCTACCCAACACGCTGATCGCCCGCACCGGATATACGGGTGAAGATGGATTTGAGATTTATATTCCATCTGACGAGGCCACCAGCAGGCGCGTGTGGGACGAAGTGCTGGAAGCGGGCAAGGAGTTCGAGATCATTCCCTGTGGACTGGGTGCGCGGAATACGCTGCGCCTCGAATCGGCTTTGTCGCTCTACGAACACGAAATCTCAGAAACCATCAACGTTTTTGAAGCGAGGCTCGATCGTTTCTGCAAACTGGAGAAGGGCCCGTTCATCGGCGCTGAGGCCTTACAGCGCGTTATTGCTGAAGGCGGCCCGACGCGCAAACTAGTTGGTCTTGAGGTGATCGAACGCGGGATCGCTCGCGATGGTTATTGTGTCTTCAATGAAGGCGGCACGCAGATTGGATCAGTAGTAAGCGGCTCGCCTGCGCCATTCCTGAAGAAAAATATTGCACTGGCTTTTGTTCCACGCGAGTACGCCTCACTCGACTCTGAAGTTTTTGTGCAGGTGCGCAACGCGATGGTTCGCGCCAAGGTTGTGCCCATTCCGTTCTACCGCCGCCCGAAAAAGCAGTCCTGA
- the gcvH gene encoding glycine cleavage system protein GcvH, with protein sequence MAYPANYRYTREHEWIEVTGKVGKIGITDYAQDSLGDIVFVESPKVGAAVTKGEVFGSVESVKAVSDLYSPVTGTVTEVNEELASAPEKINTSAHEAWIMKVELSDPAEVDSLLSAADYEKFIAEETGH encoded by the coding sequence ATGGCATATCCTGCGAATTACCGCTATACCCGCGAGCATGAATGGATTGAGGTTACTGGCAAGGTCGGCAAGATCGGTATCACCGACTATGCTCAGGACTCACTCGGCGACATTGTTTTTGTGGAATCCCCCAAAGTGGGCGCAGCTGTGACGAAGGGCGAAGTCTTTGGCAGCGTTGAATCAGTGAAAGCTGTTTCGGATTTGTATTCGCCTGTTACCGGGACGGTCACCGAAGTGAATGAGGAACTTGCCTCCGCTCCGGAAAAGATCAACACCAGCGCGCACGAGGCATGGATCATGAAGGTTGAGCTGAGCGATCCAGCGGAGGTCGATTCGCTTCTGAGCGCGGCAGACTACGAGAAGTTCATCGCTGAAGAGACGGGCCACTAG
- a CDS encoding NIPSNAP family protein — MERRRFLTSSLAASTLAFAGKSVAQESTGKQREYYELRKYFMQSGQTKLTENYVSGALIPALNRMGMSPVGAFNLTLGPETPTLYVLIPSTSVEALVTADLKLAQDKGFMQAAEPFWNASAKELPYVRIESSLMIAFEGWPKVTVPAATAQHAKRVFQLRTYESPTNQDHVRKVEMFHNGEFEIFQKAGFGQVFYGDSLIGPRLPNLTYMLTFGDIGEMNGKWAAFGSDPDWKKLSASPRYAFESIVSNITNLILTPTEFSQI; from the coding sequence TTGGAAAGACGTCGCTTTCTTACTTCGTCTCTGGCCGCATCGACATTGGCATTCGCAGGTAAATCCGTAGCGCAGGAATCCACAGGCAAACAGCGCGAGTATTACGAGTTGCGCAAATACTTTATGCAGTCGGGCCAGACGAAGCTGACCGAGAACTATGTTTCCGGCGCGCTGATTCCGGCGCTGAATCGTATGGGGATGTCTCCGGTAGGCGCGTTCAACCTCACTCTTGGGCCGGAGACGCCGACGCTGTATGTGCTGATTCCCAGCACGTCGGTGGAGGCACTGGTGACGGCGGATCTGAAGCTGGCGCAGGACAAAGGGTTCATGCAGGCGGCGGAGCCCTTCTGGAATGCTTCGGCGAAAGAGCTGCCTTATGTTCGGATTGAAAGCTCGCTGATGATTGCGTTCGAAGGCTGGCCGAAGGTGACTGTCCCGGCGGCCACAGCGCAGCACGCAAAGCGTGTGTTTCAGTTACGCACGTATGAAAGCCCTACGAACCAGGACCACGTGCGCAAGGTGGAGATGTTCCACAACGGGGAGTTTGAGATTTTCCAGAAGGCGGGCTTTGGGCAGGTGTTCTATGGAGACTCGCTGATTGGACCGAGGCTGCCGAATCTGACTTACATGCTGACGTTCGGGGATATCGGCGAGATGAATGGCAAGTGGGCGGCTTTCGGCAGCGATCCGGACTGGAAGAAGCTGTCGGCCTCACCGCGATACGCGTTTGAATCGATTGTGAGCAACATTACGAATCTGATTTTGACGCCTACGGAGTTTTCGCAGATCTAG